AGTTTTGCTATGAAATTTTTGAAAACTTCGTTATTCATAATAGCTGTGGTAATAGGTTTAGTTGGATGTGGAAATAGTATTTCCAAAGTGAGTATTTCCAAAGTGAATACAAGAGAAATTATTATTCCAAAATCTGAATTTTATCAGTATCTATACATCCAAAGTGTCAATAATCACGGAGTTTCGACGAAAGAAACAGGGAAATTAGTCAAAGACCCTGCAATAGTTCAAGACTTTATACGACTTGTAAATCGTACTGTAGTAATGATACCAAAAAGTGAAAAGCAAGCAGAGGTTGTCAAGCAATTGGACAAACAAGGTAGCTATATTATAGCTCTTGGTGATACGAAGACGATGAATAAACTTACTTATAAAATCTATATGCTAAAAGATGGCACCATTTTCTTTCAAGATACGATGAAAAAAGAAATGACGTATATGACAATAAAGAAAGAGCCGAAAAAACTTGAAAAAGCAAAGAAACTATTGGCTATTCATTTTTAAATAGAAAAAGCGAAAGACCACATTCAGTTAAGGGATCTCTCGCTTTTTTACATATTAAACGCCAAATTCTCGTTTTACCCATTGTTCAGCTTCTAGCCAATTGTTTACTCGAATAACTCCATTTGGAATTGGCTCACGATTGTATGGCGCATCGAATAATAAAACAGGAATATCTAGTTCTTCATGGAGATGCACTGCGTTATCATGTTTATCTTCCATAAATAATTCTACACCGTATTTTCGTGCAGCAATTACTTTATCTGTTGGGCCAACTATATCAATCTTATCATAAGGTAATAGATTCGATTTAAACCAATTATCTGTTACTTCACGGGAATTTTCTTCACGAGCTGTTATATAGTTAAGTGCAACATATGGATACCAATTTGATAAAATACGTTGTGCATTTGATTGAACAGGAGGATTTTTGTAAATAGTAAGTTCTTCTTTTTTAAACCAATTAAAGAAATCTTTCTTATCAACAGAAAGAGCTTCTGTTAGATCATATTTTTTTATATCATCTAAAGTTAAATTTGTTTTAAACGCATTATTGATATGTGGCAAAAGGAACTCGGGTGTAGTCACTGTACCATCAATATCAATACCAAAACTATATTTCTTCGTCATTACAAAATCCTCCTAGATGCTAGTTCTGAGTGTTTGATGCTTTTTCTGCTTCTTGTTTTTTATAATATTCTTCTGCTAGAATATCGATTTCTTTTTTCAATTCTTCTACCATTGTTTCTTCTGGTACTTTACGAACTGTTTTACCATGACGGAAAAGTAAACCTTCTCCACGAGCACCCGCAATTCCGATGTCTGCTTCACGTGCTTCCCCAGGTCCGTTTACAGCACAACCAAGAACTGAAACTTTGATAGGTGCTTTAATGGTTTGTAAATATTCTTCTACTTCGTTTGCAATTGAGATTAGGTCGATTTCAATACGTCCACAAGTAGGGCAAGAAATAAGTGTAGGCATGTTAGAAGCAAGACCGAATGATTTTAATAATTCTTTCGCTACTTTCACTTCTTCAACAGGATCTGCACTTAGAGAAACACGCAATGTGTTCCCGATACCTTTTGATAGGATTGCCCCAAGACCTGCAGCAGATTTAATGGTACCAGAGAATAATGTACCAGATTCTGTGATTCCTAAGTGTAATGGATAATCGAATGCACGAGAAGCCTTTTCGTATGCTTCAATCGCAAGATTAATATCAGAAGCTTTCATAGAGACAATAATATCGTGGAAATCAAGATCTTCTAATATTTTAATATGGTGTAATGCACTTTCAACCATACCATCTGCTGTTGGATATCCATATTTATCAAGGATTTTACGTTCTAGTGAACCAGCGTTAACGCCAATACGAATCGGTACACCTTTTGCTTTTGCTGCGTTTACAACAGCTTCTACTTTTTCTTTTCGTCCAATATTACCAGGATTAATACGGATTTTATCCACACCTGCGTCAATTGCTTTTAAAGCTAGTTTATAGTCAAAGTGAATATCCGCAACAAGAGGGATATGGATACGTTTTTTAATGTCTGCTAGAGCATTTGCTGCTCGTTCATCAGGACAAGCAACACGTACGATTTGGCATCCAGCTTCTTCTAAACGAAGAATTTCAGCAACAGTTGCTTCAACGTCATGTGTTTTTGTTGTTGTCATACTTTGGATGATTACTTCATTGCTTCCGCCGATTGTTAAATCGCCTACACGGACTTTACGCGTTTTCGAGCGGTGCGTAATTTCATTCATGAAAACTCTCTCCTTCATAGGCTTATATAAAGCCTTCACTGTAAACTATTTTAGCAGTGTTTGAAAGAAAATGACAAGAAAGAAACATTAACTGTCTAATTTGTACATGAATCAGCATTTTTTGTCCGGAATGGTAAGATAACTTGTTCATTTGGTTTAAAGCTTTGTTTTAAAAGATGCGGATTCAGCTTGTAAACCAACTCAAGTCTTTCAGCGAATGTTATATCTTTAGCTGGGTAAAGAGCAAATAATGATTCCCATGTATCACCAGGCGCAGTAGTGACAGTAATCGTTTGAATTTTATCCGTTTTTTCGCATTTCTGTTCAGGTGTATAAAAATCAGCTTTTGAAATGGTTCCTTCTATTAAATCAACTTTTATAAAATAAGCACAAATTAATATGATTAGTGCTGAAACTAGTATTCTCAAAAAAACCCCTCCCTTTTCCACTAATATATGAAAAAGAAAGAGATTCAGACCTTATTTTTGAATTTGATTTGGATATTTTGTACAAGCAAGTATTAAATAAATAGCTGTAATGATCATCCCAATAGTTGAACTAACACGAGCATTAACTGGAAAAAAGACTAACAATGACGTGATAATGGTCGATAATGTGATAGCAATTGCGGTCGTACGCCATAAATGGCGATATTCTCCACGCTTTTTCAGAACTTTTAAAGCGCCAATACCGGCAAATGCATAAACACTAATTTGTACAAATAATGAAAATGAGTTAATGAGAAATAATAGTATAAAAGCAAAGGGATAGATCAACCATTTAATATCGTTGACAAATTCCCTCAGACCTTCAATTTGGTTTGTTTCAAGACCTACTCCAGTTAAGAACTGAATAAAAGAAATAATTGAAACGAATGTTACAAGTAATAATACGTATTGAATAATTTTTCCGATGGGGAGCAATCTGTATGCAGCTAGTTTTTTAGGATGAAAAAGGCTGTCTTTGAATAACTGCCAATGTTTAATTTTCATATGTATAACCTCCAATTAGTATATTAGCATGGCAATTCAGATGTTACGAATAGGCAACGCAACAAAACATATACTTCAATATAATCTGGTTAAAAGATTGACGTATTTTTATGTCTAGTGTGAAAATAAATAGTGTCGAAATATACAAATAGGGTTAATAGAATTCTACATGAAAGGGAAATGTTATGGAATATATTTCTTGGACACTTGTTATACTAAGCTTTGTTATCGCATTCGTGGGATTGATCTATCCGATAATTCCATCTGTTCTATTTATATTTTTAGGTTTTGTTATTCATGGATTATTTCATGGTTTTGGGGAATTCCCATGGTGGTTCTGGGTTATTGAAGTATTATTTACAGTTCTTTTGTTTGGAGCAGATTCATTGGCGAATGCGTTTGGCGTCAAGAAATTTGGTGGAAGCGAAGCTGGAATTTGGGGGAGTACAATCGGATTACTAGTAGGTCCTTTTGTGATTCCGTTTGCTGGTATATTAGTAGGTCCTTTTGTTGGCGCAGTTATTGCAGAATTATTATTTTCTAAGAGTTCCTTTAAGCTGGCTTTAAAAACTGGAATCGGATCATTAGTAGGATTTTTAACATCAATTATTACAAAAGGGATTGTTCAAATAGTGATGATCATTTTGTTTGTCATCATTGTATAAAATGAGCGCAAGTTCAGTCAAAAGGCTGAAATTAAAAAATACAGTGAATAATATTTGAACCATTATCTAAATTTTGTTAACCTATGTGTTGTAGTTAATAATTACATTATTTCGAGGAGGAAATATTATTATGGCATTTGAATTACCAAACTTACCATATGCATTTGATGCATTAGAACCACATATTGACGCAAAAACTATGGAAATCCATCATGACAAACATCATGCTACATATGTAGCTGGCTTAAACGCTGCTCTAGAAGGTAAAGCAGAATTCGCAGGAAAATCAGTTGAAGAAGTAATTGCTAACTTAGACGCTGTTCCTGAAGAAGTACGTACTGCTGTACGTAACAATGGTGGCGGCCACGCTAACCACTCATTATTCTGGGAATCATTAGCTGCAAATGCTGGTGGCGCACCAACTGGTGAATTAGCTGCAGCAATCGATGCAAAATTCGGTAGCTTCGAAGCATTCAAAGAACAATTCGCAGCAGCTGCTAAAACTCGTTTTGGTTCAGGCTGGGCATGGTTATCATTAGCAAATGGCGAATTAGAAATTTCTTCAACTCCAAACCAAGACTCTCCAATCATGGAAGGTAAAACACCTTTACTAGGTCTTGACGTTTGGGAACATGCTTATTACTTAAACTATCAAAACCGTCGTCCTGACTACATTTCAGCATTCTGGAATGTTGTAAATTGGGACAAAGTTGCAGAACGTTTTGCTGCTGCAAAATAATCCAATATTATTGGAACAAAGCACACATCTTACGCGTCAGTAAGATGTGTGTTTTTTATTTTAAATGCGGAATTCACCAGTTTAATCCCAACAATCGAAGTTTCTTTCTTCAATTCATCTAAAAGTGAAGAACTTAGTAGAGGATGGGGTGGCTAAATCTAGCTTTCTTTGAAATGAAATTGGTTAGTCTATCCACATTTACATAGGCAAGAAACATGCTCATTTTCCTAGATCTTTGACATGTACGCAATTATTCATTTTCACCCAATTGTTTTATGTTTTTTAGGTTGAAAAATGATATACTACTAATTGTGAATTGAGCGGAAAGGGGGCTAACTGCATGCGCAAAAAAAACAAAAATACAAAAAAACGTGCATCAAGTGTCAAAGCGAAACAGCGTGCAAATTTGTCTTTTCGTATGAATATACTTTTCTTCTCGATTTTTGTTCTATTTTCAATTCTTATTTTACGATTGGGCTATATGCAAATTGTAAAAGGAAGCGATTATGTTAGAGCATTACAACAAACAGAAGAAGTAACCGTTAATACTAGTGTTCCACGTGGGCGAATTTATGATCGTCAAGGGAGAGTATTAGTCGATAATAAGCCCAAAAATGCAATTACGTATACAAAACTTCAATCGACTACTAGCGACGAAATGTTGAGTACTGCACGAAAATTAGCAAAGCTCATTAAAATGGATACAAGTAAAGTTGCATTACGAGATAAACAAGACTTTTGGATCAAGCTACATAATAAAGAAGCTTATGCAAGAGTTTCGAAAAGTGAACAAGATGCGATTAACAAAAACCAAAAAATAGCTGCTACAGACAAGCAAGCTGCAATCGATAAATTAGTACGACAACGTATTACAAAGGCGGATTTAAAAAGTTTAACAAAATCTGACTTACAAGTTTTAGCGATTTACAGCAAAATGGTAGCTGGTTATAACTTATCTCCACAAATCATAAAAAGTGATAATGTTACAGATAAGGAATTTGCTATTGTTTCTGAACATTTAAATGAGTTACCTAATGTCAATACAACAACTGATTGGTCTCGTGTGAAAGATTCTGATTTAAGTATTCTTGGCTCTACAACAACTCCAAATGAAGGTATTCCAAAAGATAAATTGGAATACTATTTAGCGCGCGGCTATTCTCGAAATGATCGTGTAGGGAAAAGTTATATAGAAGCTCAATATGAAGAATTACTACAAGGTCAAAAAGCAGTTGTAAAAAATGAAACAAATGGTAAAGGTCAAGTAGTAGATACGAAATCAATCTTCAAAGGTTCACCAGGGAAAGATTTAGTTTTAACAATTGATAGTCAGCTACAAACAAAATTAGAAAAACTGGTAGAACAAGAATTGTTAGCTGCAAAAGCATCAGGTGCATCTAGTCTATTGGATAGAGCGTTCCTTGTGATGATGAATCCAAATACGGGCGAAATCTTATCCATGGTTGGGAAAAAAATAGATACAGATGCTAATGGTAAAATGGTTGTCAACGACTATTCAATTGGTTCATTTACTTCTGCCTATGAAGTAGGTTCTGTTATTAAACCAGCAACATTATTGACAGGGTATAAGCTAAATGCAATTACACCAGGACAAGTATTGGTCGACCAACCGATTAAACTTGCCGGAACAAAACCAAAGTCATCTATCTTTAACCGTTCAGGTGCTATTCCAATGTCAGATTTGACAGCTATTGAACGATCTTCTAACTCTTATATGTTCCAAACAGCTATGAGGATTGCTGGTGTCAATTATATACCAAATATGGCATTGCACGTACAACCAAGTGATTTTGCAAAAATCCGTAATTCTTATGCACAATTTGGGTTAGGGGTTGATACGGGAATCGACTTACCTGGTGAGTTCTCAGGTTTTAGAGGACAAGAACTCCTTCCAGGTAAATTACTTGACTTAGTAATTGGTCAATTTGATACATTTACACCACTTCAACTAGCTCAATATGTATCTACTGTTGCTAATGGAGGAAAACGAGTTCAACCACATCTTCTGAAAGAAATTCATGATCCTTCAACAGATGGCAAGAAACTTGGACCGTTAGTTGAAGAAATTGAGCCTAAAGTATTGAATACAATTACAAACCCACAATCTCAAATTGACCATGTTAAACAAGGGATGCATCTCGTTTACTTTGGTAGTCAAGGTTCTGCTGCTTCATTCTTCAGAGGTGCAAAATTTGATGCCGCTGGTAAAACAGGTACAGCACAAGTTGTCTATTATGGACCAAAAAAAGCTGCATACGGAACTCAAACATTGACAATTACTCATATTGGATTTGCACCATATAAAAATCCAGAAATAGCCTATGCAGTAGTTGTTCCATGGGTTACAACGAGTGAAAGTTATACAGCAATTAATAATATAATTGCACGTAAAGCAGTAGAAACATATTTTTCTTTACAAAAGAAAGAATTAAAAAATGATCAAGATACCGTAGGACAAAAAATTACAAAAACTACATCAAAAGACTCTACAACTACAGGTCAATAGAAAACTATGAGTTTCTTCCTATAATAATAGAGCACAGTGATCCTAATCACTGTGCTCTATTTATTTATTCTGGAAATCCCCTTCATCACATAATTCTATTAAAGTAAACGTTATTCTCATGAGAAATTTACATTACATTTACAAAATAATAATAATCCATAACATTAAATTTATATAACCTCAACATTCTAGTCTTATAGTAAGTATTGTAATCAATAAAGCCTTAAAGAGGTAAACTTTTACTTGGTGTTGGCGCAGCGTTTGATCTTGAAGAATATGCCAATAAATTAAATAACCAATTATAGATGAATAAATATTTCAAACTTAGCAAGAGTTCCTTCTTTTTATTTAGTTTGCTTCGTTTAACGATATTTATTCGAAGTTTAGCGAAGGAAAAAAGTGTATTTGCTGCTGGGGTATGAATGAGTTTACTGTATTTTATAGATTTCTTAAAAGAAATACGAGCAGTATTAATTGTATACGCAAAGTTTCATACGGAACGGTGGTTCAACAACATTGTAAATATAAATATTTGATTAAGTAAGACAGCATTATCTGATTCCAATATGTTGTAGCAACAAAAATCATTGTATGAGCTAATCTTCCTAATAAGCTAAATTCATACACCATCTTCACCTGGAACAAATTCCAAAAACGCTATCAATAGTGGGAGGAAATAGAATGTTGAAAATTCAAGTAAAAGAAACAGAAGAAAGTTCAGTAGAAGATTTAAAAGTTCTTCAAACTGAAAAGAAAAAGAATGTTTACCAAACAAGAAATTTAAATTTATGGTACGGTGAACAACAAGCTTTAAAAGATATTAATCTTGATATTGTTGAAAATGATGTTACTGCAATTATTGGACCATCAGGTTGCGGTAAATCCACATATATTAAAACGTTAAATCGAATGGTAGAACTTGTTCCAATTGTTCGTACTACTGGTGAAATCTTATATCGTGAAAATAATATTTTAGATAAAAGCTATAGAGTAGAAGAATTACGTACGAAAGTAGGGATGGTCTTCCAAAAACCAAATCCATTCCCAAAATCAATCTATGATAATATAGCTTACGGTCCTAGAATTCATGGTATTAAAAATAAAAAAGTTCTAGATGAAATTGTTGAGAAAAGTTTACGTGGAGCAGCTATTTGGGATGATGTAAAAGACCGTTTAAACCAAAATGCATATGGACTATCAGGTGGGCAGCAACAACGTATTTGTATTGCTCGTTGTTTAGCCATCGAACCAGATGTTATTTTAATGGATGAACCAACATCAGCACTTGATCCAATCTCTACATTAAAAGTAGAAGAATTAGTACAAGAACTAAAACAAAATTACTCCATAATTATTGTAACGCATAATATGCAACAAGCTGCACGTATCTCTGACAAAACTGCATTCTTCTTAAATGGTGAAGTGATTGAATTTGATGATACCAATAAATTATTCTCTACGCCTTCAGATAGAAGAACAGAAGATTATATTTCTGGACGATTTGGATAAGGGGGAACTAAAATGACACCTCGTGAAAAATATGATAAAGATTTAAATCGTGTGCAAAATCTTTTAGTGGAACTTTGTCAACGATCAATTACTGCTTTTGAAAAATCACTTGAAGTGCTTTTTGCAAAAAATATTGATGGAGCTCTTTTCATTATAGAGCAAGATCGATTTATCAATCGATTGGAAGAACATTTACACGATGAGATTATCTTATTAATAACAAAGCAACAACCTGTTGCAACTGACCTTCGAAGACTAGTTTCTATCATAAGAGCTGCTCAAGATATGGAACGAATCGGAGATTATGCTGTAAATATTGGAAAAGAAACGATTCGTATTGGTACAAATCCAAGTTCTTATCCAGAAGAGCAGTTGCGTGAGATGGGGCAACAAACTATTACGATGTTAAATGAGATGCTGGATGCTTTTATTAATGAGGATGTTGAAAGAGCAAAAGAAATCGCTCTAAGAGATGACCAAATTGACCGTTATTATGGCGAAACGATGACGGCAATTGAAAAAATGGCGTCTACTCAAAATACAAGTAGCCAAGCTATACAATTAGCATTAATCTGTAAATATATCGAAAGAGCTGCAGATCATGCAACAAACTTAGCTGAAGCCTTATTCTTTATCGTCCAAGGAAAACGATTTGCCTTAAATTCATAAAAAAAGAGTTATCCAAAAATAATTTTTGGATAACTTTTTTTGATATCCTAATTTTTGAAGAAATGAAAAGAATATATGCAAGGTTTTCAATAAAAAAGATTCATAAGTTTTTTTACTTATGAATCTTTTTTAGTTACGTATTAATAGGTAGTAAGTCCCTTACTACTCGATTGAAAGCGAAATGAAAATTCTTTTTGTTTATGCAAAAGGAATTTTCTGCTACAAGTAACTAGAGGAGCAAAAGATTTTTGCTTAAGCAGTTTTGTTAGTTCGCACTCGAAAAGCAAAGCTCTTTTCATTCATTCAAATTATTTAGCTGTAGTTATGACTTTTAAAATTTCTGCGTTCGTCATATCTGATGTGAGCTTATAATCACCGATTTGAATGTTTTTTGCTTGATCCTTATTGATGATGTATCGTTCAAATTCTGCATCATTTTGCACGATACCACCATCTTTTAATGCTTTACTAACTTCTGCAGTACCCATTCCTCTTTTAATTGCGAGTGTATAAGATTTTACAGGGTCTTTTTTAGCAGACGAATCATTTTTTAATTGATTATAATCTGTTTGGATTTTAGCCAACTGTGCTTTTGCATCAGCCGCTTCTGCTTTAAGAGCTGTAAGTTCTTTCTTCTTAATAATAACTGTATCCTTTTGACTGGAACTAGTTGATTTAAATGTAGTGATTGTTTTTGCTGATGTATCCGGGTTGAAATAGTTATTAACCGCTAAAATAGTCCCAGCTAAGAACATGCCTATACCAATCGAACGGAATATGGATTTCATCATAAATGATTGCCTCCAGAAGCTATGATAGCTTGTACTTGTTCGGATGATAAAGAAGAACGTTTGCTAATTTCATCTGTATTATAGCCTTGTTTATGTAAATTTAAAACTTGGCTAATCAATATTTGATGGATACCATTAATACTTACTTTCGCATTTGTTTTTGGACTTACGTTCTTTTTGGTTTTTGCAAATGTTTGTGGAGCAATTAATAATTCTTCTTCAATTACTTTTAAACGACGTTTGATCTGGTTTGACTCTTGATAGAGATTAAGGGATAATTCTTCGAAATCTTTTTCTACTTTTTTTGAATGATTCCCAACAAAAAAAGATGCAATCATGATCATAATCCCAACAATCATCAATATGAGTGATAAGTCCATTTTGATTCACCTCATGATAGATATTTAGTTGTATATTTAATTGTAACATATCAAAAACTAATAAGAAATGACAGTAGATTTTTTTGCAAAATATGATATAATGATTTAGTCGTATAAATCATGCTCACTAAGACATTTTATTCTTTATATAGAGTGGGAGGGATAACAATGCGCGTTAATATTACATTAGCTTGCACTGAATGTGGCGAACGTAACTACATTTCAAAGAAAAACAAACGTAACAATCCAGAACGTCTTGAATTGAAAAAATATTGTTCTCGTGATCACAAAATGACACTTCACCGTGAAACAAAATAATGCTCATTGCCAAAACCCTATGTGGTTTTGGCTTTTTCCATTTTTAGAGAAGTAGGAGTGAGAGACGTATGCATAAAAAAGAACTTCGTACAATAATAATGAATGATTTAAAAAAAATAACACCATCTTTTTATCAAGAAAAATCCAAACTTATACATAATAAGCTTCTTCAGGAACAAGCCGTACAAAATGCAAACGTTATCGGGATTACGCTTTCTGCATTTCCAGAAGTAGAAACATGGACATTGATCGAAGAATTATGGACAACTGGAAAAAAAGTTGTTGTACCTAAATGTGAGCCTAAAACAAGGTCCATGTCATTTTATGAAATTACGTCTTTCAAACAACTCGAAAATGTTTATATGCACCTTTCTGAACCTATCCCATATTTAACAACTAAGGTAACAAAAGAACAAATAGATTGTTTAATTGTACCTGGACTTGCATACGATCGAAGAGGTTTTAGACTAGGATTCGGTGGAGGTTATTATGATCGATTCTTGTCAAATTTTAAGAAACCAACAATTTCTTTGGCGTTTCATATGCAGGTAGTTGAAAAAATCCCGACAGATGATTATGATGTAGCTATTGAAAAAATTATTACAGAAAATGAAATAATACAATGTAAGTAAGATTGAAAGGGGGAAGATCCCTTGGAAACAGTATATGATGTGATGCAGCTTTTAAAACGTTTTGGTACATTTGTTTACACTAAAAATCGCATAGGTGATTTGCAACTGATGGAAATGGATTTACTTGAACTTTACAAAGGTGGTTTAATTGAATCACGAGAATTCCAATCTGCTCGCCATATTTTAAGAATGGAAGAAATGAAATTAAAAAAAGAACAACCCTAAAAGATTAATATTTTTTTTGCAATCTTGAAACCTTCAATTG
This window of the Rummeliibacillus pycnus genome carries:
- the ispG gene encoding flavodoxin-dependent (E)-4-hydroxy-3-methylbut-2-enyl-diphosphate synthase, whose product is MNEITHRSKTRKVRVGDLTIGGSNEVIIQSMTTTKTHDVEATVAEILRLEEAGCQIVRVACPDERAANALADIKKRIHIPLVADIHFDYKLALKAIDAGVDKIRINPGNIGRKEKVEAVVNAAKAKGVPIRIGVNAGSLERKILDKYGYPTADGMVESALHHIKILEDLDFHDIIVSMKASDINLAIEAYEKASRAFDYPLHLGITESGTLFSGTIKSAAGLGAILSKGIGNTLRVSLSADPVEEVKVAKELLKSFGLASNMPTLISCPTCGRIEIDLISIANEVEEYLQTIKAPIKVSVLGCAVNGPGEAREADIGIAGARGEGLLFRHGKTVRKVPEETMVEELKKEIDILAEEYYKKQEAEKASNTQN
- a CDS encoding DUF1189 family protein, with product MKIKHWQLFKDSLFHPKKLAAYRLLPIGKIIQYVLLLVTFVSIISFIQFLTGVGLETNQIEGLREFVNDIKWLIYPFAFILLFLINSFSLFVQISVYAFAGIGALKVLKKRGEYRHLWRTTAIAITLSTIITSLLVFFPVNARVSSTIGMIITAIYLILACTKYPNQIQK
- a CDS encoding DUF456 domain-containing protein; the encoded protein is MEYISWTLVILSFVIAFVGLIYPIIPSVLFIFLGFVIHGLFHGFGEFPWWFWVIEVLFTVLLFGADSLANAFGVKKFGGSEAGIWGSTIGLLVGPFVIPFAGILVGPFVGAVIAELLFSKSSFKLALKTGIGSLVGFLTSIITKGIVQIVMIILFVIIV
- a CDS encoding superoxide dismutase, which encodes MAFELPNLPYAFDALEPHIDAKTMEIHHDKHHATYVAGLNAALEGKAEFAGKSVEEVIANLDAVPEEVRTAVRNNGGGHANHSLFWESLAANAGGAPTGELAAAIDAKFGSFEAFKEQFAAAAKTRFGSGWAWLSLANGELEISSTPNQDSPIMEGKTPLLGLDVWEHAYYLNYQNRRPDYISAFWNVVNWDKVAERFAAAK
- a CDS encoding peptidoglycan D,D-transpeptidase FtsI family protein, with amino-acid sequence MRKKNKNTKKRASSVKAKQRANLSFRMNILFFSIFVLFSILILRLGYMQIVKGSDYVRALQQTEEVTVNTSVPRGRIYDRQGRVLVDNKPKNAITYTKLQSTTSDEMLSTARKLAKLIKMDTSKVALRDKQDFWIKLHNKEAYARVSKSEQDAINKNQKIAATDKQAAIDKLVRQRITKADLKSLTKSDLQVLAIYSKMVAGYNLSPQIIKSDNVTDKEFAIVSEHLNELPNVNTTTDWSRVKDSDLSILGSTTTPNEGIPKDKLEYYLARGYSRNDRVGKSYIEAQYEELLQGQKAVVKNETNGKGQVVDTKSIFKGSPGKDLVLTIDSQLQTKLEKLVEQELLAAKASGASSLLDRAFLVMMNPNTGEILSMVGKKIDTDANGKMVVNDYSIGSFTSAYEVGSVIKPATLLTGYKLNAITPGQVLVDQPIKLAGTKPKSSIFNRSGAIPMSDLTAIERSSNSYMFQTAMRIAGVNYIPNMALHVQPSDFAKIRNSYAQFGLGVDTGIDLPGEFSGFRGQELLPGKLLDLVIGQFDTFTPLQLAQYVSTVANGGKRVQPHLLKEIHDPSTDGKKLGPLVEEIEPKVLNTITNPQSQIDHVKQGMHLVYFGSQGSAASFFRGAKFDAAGKTGTAQVVYYGPKKAAYGTQTLTITHIGFAPYKNPEIAYAVVVPWVTTSESYTAINNIIARKAVETYFSLQKKELKNDQDTVGQKITKTTSKDSTTTGQ
- the pstB gene encoding phosphate ABC transporter ATP-binding protein PstB, which codes for MLKIQVKETEESSVEDLKVLQTEKKKNVYQTRNLNLWYGEQQALKDINLDIVENDVTAIIGPSGCGKSTYIKTLNRMVELVPIVRTTGEILYRENNILDKSYRVEELRTKVGMVFQKPNPFPKSIYDNIAYGPRIHGIKNKKVLDEIVEKSLRGAAIWDDVKDRLNQNAYGLSGGQQQRICIARCLAIEPDVILMDEPTSALDPISTLKVEELVQELKQNYSIIIVTHNMQQAARISDKTAFFLNGEVIEFDDTNKLFSTPSDRRTEDYISGRFG
- the phoU gene encoding phosphate signaling complex protein PhoU → MTPREKYDKDLNRVQNLLVELCQRSITAFEKSLEVLFAKNIDGALFIIEQDRFINRLEEHLHDEIILLITKQQPVATDLRRLVSIIRAAQDMERIGDYAVNIGKETIRIGTNPSSYPEEQLREMGQQTITMLNEMLDAFINEDVERAKEIALRDDQIDRYYGETMTAIEKMASTQNTSSQAIQLALICKYIERAADHATNLAEALFFIVQGKRFALNS
- a CDS encoding MltG/YceG/YrrL family protein; this translates as MMKSIFRSIGIGMFLAGTILAVNNYFNPDTSAKTITTFKSTSSSQKDTVIIKKKELTALKAEAADAKAQLAKIQTDYNQLKNDSSAKKDPVKSYTLAIKRGMGTAEVSKALKDGGIVQNDAEFERYIINKDQAKNIQIGDYKLTSDMTNAEILKVITTAK
- the rpmG gene encoding 50S ribosomal protein L33, which encodes MRVNITLACTECGERNYISKKNKRNNPERLELKKYCSRDHKMTLHRETK
- a CDS encoding 5-formyltetrahydrofolate cyclo-ligase, with protein sequence MHKKELRTIIMNDLKKITPSFYQEKSKLIHNKLLQEQAVQNANVIGITLSAFPEVETWTLIEELWTTGKKVVVPKCEPKTRSMSFYEITSFKQLENVYMHLSEPIPYLTTKVTKEQIDCLIVPGLAYDRRGFRLGFGGGYYDRFLSNFKKPTISLAFHMQVVEKIPTDDYDVAIEKIITENEIIQCK
- a CDS encoding YqgQ family protein, which gives rise to METVYDVMQLLKRFGTFVYTKNRIGDLQLMEMDLLELYKGGLIESREFQSARHILRMEEMKLKKEQP